Proteins encoded in a region of the Leishmania donovani BPK282A1 complete genome, chromosome 14 genome:
- a CDS encoding proteasome alpha 3 subunit, putative, with the protein MSHRYDSRTTTFSPEGRLYQVEYAVEAIQQAGTVIGVCTKDGVVLAGEKMVPHPLFDSENMQDKNTSGEKMYKIAEHIGCSVAGVTSDAYALLNYARLSALRHQYTFQEPMAIEDLCRILCDEKQLYTQYGGVRPYGVSFLLVGWDRYYGYQLYSTEPSGDYSAWSAYAIGQNDQVAHSLLKKDWHENMTLEDGMLLALRVLGKTMDTAKIDLARVEVAVMRKVPASNVDQLLDPFKHHPKTTPQFQILALSELKPHAERADQAREAEEQAEAERQRQQEQALES; encoded by the coding sequence ATGTCTCACCGGTACGACtcccgcaccaccaccttctccCCTGAGGGTCGCCTCTACCAGGTGGAGTACGCCGTGGAGGCGATTCAGCAGGCCGGCACCGTCATCGGCGTATGCACGAAGGACGGCGTCGTGCTGGCGGGCGAGAAGATGGTGCCGCACCCGCTCTTTGATAGCGAAAACATGCAGGACAAGAACACCAGTGGGGAGAAGATGTACAAGATCGCCGAGCACATcggctgcagcgtggcgggTGTGACGTCGGATGCGTACGCCTTGCTGAACTACGCTCGGCTTTCGGCACTGCGCCACCAGTACACCTTCCAGGAGCCGATGGCGATCGAGGATCTCTGCCGCATCCTGTGTGACGAGAAGCAGCTCTACACGCAGTACGGCGGCGTGCGCCCCTACGGTGTCTCCTTCCTGCTTGTTGGATGGGACCGCTACTACGGTTATCAGCTCTACTCCACCGAGCCGAGCGGCGACTACAGCGCCTGGAGTGCGTACGCGATCGGACAGAACGACCAGGTGGCGCACTCACTCTTGAAGAAGGACTGGCACGAGAACATGACGCTAGAGGACGGcatgctgctggcgctgcgggtgctggGCAAGACGATGGACACGGCAAAGATCGACCTCGCCcgggtggaggtggcggtgatgcgcaAGGTACCCGCTTCGAACGTTGATCAGCTGCTCGACCCGTTCAAGCACCACCCCAAGACGACGCCTCAGTTTCAGATTCTCGCCCTTAGTGAACTGAAGCCGCACGCCGAACGCGCCGACCAGGCcagggaggcggaggagcaggccgaggcggagcgtCAGCGCCAGCAGGAGCAGGCTCTGGAGTCGTAA